From a single Apium graveolens cultivar Ventura chromosome 2, ASM990537v1, whole genome shotgun sequence genomic region:
- the LOC141689692 gene encoding inactive protein RESTRICTED TEV MOVEMENT 1-like, which produces MIKLGPTFRTVGTSWDHQGKSEISQIFISSSRDRMESIQFAYVEDGTVVLSEKIGGGACSSILQTITFDYPSEYITKIHGCYLNDEASKYLCSIYFHTNKSKYCPYGPGICTDDFDLMDYEDLESYLDKFEYEVGGKFWEFYGTYKSIGIESFGFYMKPRPLASQSGPTRPVLP; this is translated from the exons ATGATTAAGCTTGGGCCAACATTCCGCACCGTGGGAACTTCATGGGATCACCAAGGCAAATCAGAGATATCACAAATCTTCATTTCCTCCTCCAGGGACAGAATGGAATCCATTCAATTTGCTTACGTCGAGGATGGGACGGTAGTGTTGTCTGAAAAAATTGGTGGAGGAGCATGCTCCTCTATTCTGCAAACG ATCACTTTCGATTATCCGTCGGAGTACATTACCAAAATACATGGGTGTTACCTGAACGATGAAGCTTCAAAGTATTTATGTTCTATTTACTTTCACACTAACAAAAGCAAGTATTGTCCCTATGGGCCTGGGATTTGCACAGACGATTTTGATCTCATGGATTATGAAGACCTAGAGTCGTATCTGGATAAATTTGAATATGAGGTTGGTGGGAAATTCTGGGAATTCTATGGCACTTACAAGAGTATTGGCATTGAAAGCTTCGGCTTTTATATGAAGCCGCGTCCGCTTGCTAGTCAATCAGGCCCAACTCGTCCAGTCCTGCCATAA